A region of Piscinibacter gummiphilus DNA encodes the following proteins:
- a CDS encoding ribbon-helix-helix protein, CopG family, which produces MARTIIDIPQAQLGEVDDLCKLLGISRAEAVRRALRDFVRNNRSVGTDGFGLWKDHAEEVRRAMKLAHDTDPGGA; this is translated from the coding sequence ATGGCGCGCACCATCATCGACATCCCCCAGGCGCAGCTCGGCGAGGTCGACGACCTCTGCAAGCTGCTGGGCATCTCCCGCGCGGAAGCCGTGCGCCGCGCGCTGCGCGACTTCGTGCGGAACAACCGCAGCGTGGGCACCGACGGCTTCGGCCTGTGGAAGGACCATGCCGAGGAGGTGCGGCGGGCCATGAAGCTCGCGCACGACACCGACCCGGGGGGCGCATGA
- a CDS encoding PIN domain-containing protein: MSDAVIDTGVLLDYLAGDERAQRAIAPCVHRAISVVTWLELMAVCPAGQLDAARGFLRTFERLSISESVADEALRLVQARPGLPLNRALAWATARVNQLYFVTSEPACAGLVLAYQGTKGT; encoded by the coding sequence ATGAGCGACGCCGTGATCGACACCGGCGTGCTGCTGGACTACCTGGCCGGCGACGAGCGGGCGCAACGCGCCATCGCGCCGTGCGTGCATCGCGCCATCAGCGTGGTCACGTGGCTGGAGTTGATGGCCGTGTGTCCCGCCGGGCAGCTCGATGCGGCGCGTGGCTTCCTGCGGACGTTCGAGCGCTTGTCCATCAGCGAATCGGTCGCCGACGAGGCGCTGCGGCTGGTGCAGGCGCGCCCGGGGCTGCCGCTGAACCGCGCCCTGGCATGGGCCACCGCGCGCGTGAACCAGCTCTACTTCGTGACCAGCGAACCGGCGTGTGCCGGCCTGGTCCTCGCCTATCAGGGCACGAAGGGGACGTAG
- a CDS encoding MBL fold metallo-hydrolase, whose amino-acid sequence MPETPRFTAWRWITGLALAAVVGVMGFALVQFQRHPPLLPYQALVLPEAHSSTGVRVRFGGVSTLVFDDGETAWMTDGFFSRPGAWQTFTEKIAPDAARIDQALKRLGVTRLAAVVPVHSHYDHAMDSPVVAQRTGATLIGSVSTLNVGRGLGLPASRMREVKSGDVVQLGKFSLRFIASRHSPTPYSDGHSLEPIEAPLVPPARATAWREGTVWSLLVTHADGGSWLVQGSAGYVPGALAGLKADTVFLGTGTLGRKDEAYRTAYWNETVRAVGARRVIPVHWDNFWRPLDEPLQAMPLLIDDFSVVMADLSARAAQDKVALKLPPLYVPFVP is encoded by the coding sequence ATGCCCGAGACCCCCCGCTTCACCGCCTGGCGCTGGATCACCGGGCTCGCCCTCGCCGCCGTGGTGGGGGTCATGGGGTTCGCGCTCGTGCAGTTCCAGCGCCACCCGCCGCTGCTGCCGTACCAGGCCCTCGTGCTGCCCGAGGCGCATTCGTCCACGGGCGTGCGGGTGCGCTTCGGTGGCGTCAGCACGCTGGTCTTCGACGACGGCGAAACGGCGTGGATGACCGACGGCTTCTTCTCGCGGCCCGGCGCGTGGCAGACCTTCACCGAAAAGATCGCCCCCGACGCGGCCCGCATCGACCAGGCCCTGAAGCGGCTGGGGGTCACGCGCCTCGCCGCGGTGGTGCCGGTGCATTCGCACTACGACCACGCGATGGACTCGCCCGTCGTGGCCCAGCGCACCGGCGCCACGCTGATCGGTTCGGTGTCCACGCTGAACGTGGGCCGCGGCCTCGGCCTGCCGGCCAGCCGCATGCGCGAGGTGAAGTCGGGCGACGTGGTGCAGCTCGGCAAGTTCAGCCTGCGTTTCATCGCGAGCCGCCACAGCCCGACGCCGTACAGCGACGGGCATTCGCTCGAGCCCATCGAGGCCCCGCTCGTGCCGCCGGCGCGTGCCACCGCGTGGCGCGAAGGCACGGTGTGGTCGCTCCTGGTCACACATGCCGACGGCGGCAGCTGGCTCGTGCAGGGCAGCGCCGGCTACGTGCCCGGCGCGCTCGCGGGCCTGAAGGCCGACACGGTGTTCCTCGGCACCGGCACGCTGGGCCGCAAGGACGAGGCGTACCGCACCGCCTACTGGAACGAGACCGTCAGGGCCGTGGGCGCGAGGCGGGTGATCCCGGTGCACTGGGACAACTTCTGGCGCCCCCTCGACGAACCGCTGCAGGCCATGCCGCTGCTGATCGACGATTTCAGCGTGGTGATGGCGGACCTGTCGGCGCGGGCCGCGCAGGACAAGGTGGCGCTGAAGCTGCCGCCGCTCTACGTCCCCTTCGTGCCCTGA
- a CDS encoding Crp/Fnr family transcriptional regulator: MPQQPRDFLPVLEQGRWFSALPPAVKDRLLGHAQLRPVPANTRLFSRGDPNAGLYCVLTGAVEIGAVDLGGREMLLAVAEPPQWFGEIAAFDDGPRTHDAWTRTAATLLLVPLANLQAMLHDDPVLWRHLGSLVVEKMRALFESTEGSSTLPSPVRLARRLQAMTDAHGMVVPGHARHALTVNQRQLGAMLGLTRQTVSEVLRAFEAQGVLKRRYGALEILDPDALRRIAAGG; this comes from the coding sequence GTGCCCCAGCAACCGCGCGACTTCCTCCCCGTGCTCGAACAAGGCCGGTGGTTCTCCGCGCTGCCCCCGGCCGTGAAGGACCGCCTGCTCGGCCACGCCCAGCTGCGGCCGGTGCCGGCGAACACACGCCTCTTCTCGCGCGGCGACCCGAACGCGGGCCTCTACTGCGTGCTCACCGGGGCGGTGGAGATCGGCGCGGTGGACCTGGGCGGGCGCGAGATGCTGCTGGCCGTGGCCGAACCGCCGCAGTGGTTCGGCGAGATCGCGGCCTTCGACGACGGCCCGCGCACCCACGATGCGTGGACCCGCACCGCCGCCACGCTGCTGCTCGTGCCCCTCGCGAACCTGCAGGCGATGCTGCACGACGACCCCGTGCTGTGGCGCCACCTCGGCAGCCTCGTCGTCGAGAAGATGCGCGCGCTGTTCGAGAGCACCGAGGGCAGCAGCACCCTGCCCTCGCCCGTGCGCCTCGCGCGCCGGCTGCAGGCGATGACCGACGCCCACGGCATGGTGGTGCCCGGCCATGCGCGGCATGCGCTGACCGTCAACCAGCGCCAGCTCGGCGCGATGCTGGGCCTCACGCGCCAGACGGTCAGCGAGGTGCTGCGTGCGTTCGAAGCGCAAGGTGTCTTGAAGCGCCGGTATGGTGCCCTCGAGATCCTCGACCCCGACGCGCTGCGTCGCATCGCCGCGGGCGGCTGA
- a CDS encoding 2-dehydropantoate 2-reductase translates to MTGPVWVLGAGSIGCFVGGCLQAAGAEVRFIGRPRVLSGLAADGLRVSDLDGRDDTVPPSALRLHESPPSSHTPSLVLLCVKSPATAEAAASLQVPPGTPVVSLQNGVGNPAVAAAAAPSLRVIPGMVPFNVAQLGPGHFHRGTEGRIAVQADPSLDPWRPVFERAGLPLDVFDDLAPVQWGKLLLNLNNPVNALSGLPLQAQLLDRGHRRTLAALMAEALQLLGRAGIEPATLSPLPWRWMPAFLRLPTPVFRVLAARMLRMDAKARSSMADDVAQGRRTEVDALCGEFVRLAARLGTTAPRNAEMVRRIEELTAGRV, encoded by the coding sequence GTGACCGGCCCCGTCTGGGTCCTGGGCGCCGGCAGCATCGGCTGTTTCGTGGGCGGCTGCCTGCAGGCGGCCGGCGCCGAGGTGCGTTTCATCGGCCGGCCGCGGGTGCTGTCGGGCCTCGCCGCCGATGGCCTGCGGGTGTCCGACCTCGATGGCCGCGACGACACGGTGCCGCCGTCGGCCCTGCGCCTCCACGAGTCGCCGCCCTCCTCCCACACGCCCTCGCTGGTGCTGCTGTGCGTGAAGTCGCCGGCCACCGCGGAGGCGGCCGCCTCGCTGCAGGTGCCGCCCGGCACGCCCGTGGTGTCGCTGCAGAACGGCGTGGGCAACCCGGCCGTGGCCGCGGCCGCCGCCCCGTCGCTGCGGGTCATCCCGGGCATGGTGCCGTTCAACGTGGCCCAACTGGGCCCGGGCCACTTCCACCGCGGCACCGAAGGCCGCATCGCGGTGCAGGCCGATCCGTCGCTCGATCCGTGGCGCCCCGTCTTCGAACGCGCGGGCCTGCCGCTCGACGTGTTCGACGACCTCGCCCCGGTGCAATGGGGCAAGCTGCTGCTCAACCTGAACAACCCCGTCAACGCGCTGTCGGGCCTGCCGCTGCAGGCGCAGCTGCTCGACCGCGGCCACCGCCGCACCCTCGCCGCGCTGATGGCCGAGGCGCTGCAACTGCTCGGGCGCGCCGGCATCGAGCCGGCGACGCTGTCGCCGCTGCCGTGGCGGTGGATGCCCGCGTTCCTGCGCCTGCCCACGCCGGTCTTCCGCGTCCTGGCCGCGCGCATGCTGCGCATGGACGCGAAGGCCCGCTCCAGCATGGCCGACGACGTGGCCCAGGGCCGCCGCACCGAGGTCGACGCGCTGTGCGGCGAGTTCGTGCGCCTGGCCGCGCGTCTCGGCACCACGGCCCCGCGCAATGCCGAGATGGTGCGGCGCATCGAGGAACTCACCGCAGGCCGGGTATAA
- a CDS encoding Mpo1 family 2-hydroxy fatty acid dioxygenase: protein MKTLHDQLSAYAAYHRDSRNIATHFVGIPMIVLGITVLLARAAWGGLGVPMNLAIVCAALSSAYYLRLDLRYGAVMTALLAAAVAVSMEVAALPFAAWLSAGIGLFVVGWVFQFVGHVFEGRKPAFVDDLMGLIIGPLFVLAEAGFLLGWRKDVEAAIAEASGPVRRPARLDAAAR from the coding sequence GACCCTCCACGACCAGCTGTCGGCCTACGCCGCGTACCACCGCGACAGCCGCAACATCGCCACCCACTTCGTCGGCATCCCGATGATCGTGCTCGGCATCACGGTGCTGCTCGCACGGGCCGCGTGGGGCGGGCTCGGCGTGCCGATGAACCTCGCGATCGTGTGTGCCGCGCTGTCGAGCGCCTACTACCTGCGGCTCGACCTGCGCTACGGCGCCGTGATGACCGCGCTGCTGGCCGCGGCCGTCGCGGTGTCGATGGAGGTCGCGGCGCTGCCGTTCGCCGCGTGGCTGTCGGCCGGCATCGGGCTCTTCGTCGTCGGCTGGGTGTTCCAGTTCGTCGGCCACGTGTTCGAGGGCCGCAAGCCCGCGTTCGTCGACGACCTGATGGGGCTGATCATCGGCCCGCTGTTCGTGCTGGCCGAGGCGGGTTTCCTGCTGGGCTGGCGCAAGGACGTCGAGGCCGCGATCGCCGAGGCGAGCGGCCCGGTGCGCCGGCCGGCGCGCCTGGATGCGGCCGCGCGCTGA